A segment of the Parasynechococcus marenigrum WH 8102 genome:
ACGTGGATCAGGTCCGGTTGAAAGCTGTCGATCGCTTCGGAGACGGCAGGCCGTGGCAAGGCCAGCTTGAGCTCGGGATAGAGGGGGAGCGGCATGGCGGGCACGCCGATCAACCGGGCACCCATGTACTCATCCGGACAACCCTCCGGACAGAACACGATCACCTCATCACCGGCCTCCACCAGATGCCTCACTGTTTTGGTGAGGCGGGTGACGATGCCATCCACCTTCGGCAGGAAGGTTTCGGTGAAGAAGGCGATTTTCACGGGCTGAACCGGATCAGGAGGCGGTGCCGATGGCTTGTGCCTGGGTCTTAGTCCAGGCAGAGGTGCAGAGGATGCGGTTGCGGTCGCAGCGGTCGGCGAAGCGGGTGGCGATTTCCACCACTTCCTTCAGCAGTCCGTCATCGAGGGTGGTGGGATTGAGACCCAGCTCGATAAAGCAGCGGTTGTCCACGATCAGGTCGTTTTCGACGGCCTCATTGCGGGGGTTGGGCAGGTTGTTCACCTGCGCACCGGTGAGGGCGGCCACCTTCTTGGCCAGTTCGCCCACCTGGTGGCTTTCCGTCATCTGGTTGAAGATCTTCACCCGCTCGCCCTGGGTGGGGGGGTTCTCCATAGCCAACTGGACGCACCGCACCGAATCGCGGATGTGAATGAAGGCACGGGTCTGGCCGCCGGTGCCATGCACCGTGAGGGGGTAACCGATGGCCGCTTGCATCAAGAAGCGGTTCAGCACCGTGCCGTAGTCGCCGTCGTAATCGAAGCGGTTGGTCAGGCGTGGGTCGCGATCGGTGGCGTCGGTGTTGGTGCCCCAAACGATGCCCTGATGCAGATCTGTGATCCGGACCTTGTCGTTCTTGTTGTAGTAAAGGAAGAGAAGCTGATCCAGCGTCTTCGTCATGTGATAGACGCTCCCCGGGCTGGCGGGGTGAAGGATCTCCTCCTCGAAACGGCTGCCGTCCGGCTGGGGAACTTCCACCTTGAGGTAGCCCTCGGGGATGGTGGCACCGCGGTGGGAGCCGTAGCCGTAGACGCCCATGGTGCCCAGGTGCACCACATGGATGTCCTGCCCGCTTTCCACGATGGCGGCCAGCAGGTTGTGGGTGCCGTTGACGTTGTTGTCGACGGTGTAGCGCTTGGTGGCGCTGCTTTTCATCGAATAGGGCGCGGCCCGCTGTTCGGCGAAATGAACAATCGAGTCCGGCTTCTCCTCCAGCAGCAGATCCAGCAGCCTCTGATATTCGTGGGCGATATCCATGTGCACGAAGCGCATCGGCTTGCCGCCGATCTCCTCCCAGGCCTTCAGCCGTTCACCAATGCTGACGATCGGCGTGAGCGACTCAACCTCCAGATCGATGTCGATCTTCCGGCGACTGAGGTTGTCCACGATCAGCACGTCATGGCCCTGATCCGCCAGGTTCACCGCACAGGGCCAGCCGCAAAAGCCGTCACCGCCGAGAACGAGAACTTTCACCCCAAACTCCTGCTGGAAAGAGCGGAACGCTCATTCCAGGCAAGCTACTACAGGGATTTTCGTGGGCTGCAGTTCAGCTGATGGCAACGGTCACTGCCATCAAGCCAGCCACGAGCACAACACCACCGACCATCATCAGAAGTGAGCTGCGACCGCGGCTGCGGCTGGTCTCCAGGTCCATCACCTCCATGCGGGGTTCCTTGGCGAAGGCGTTGAGGCGTCCGCCGTCTTCTGTGGTGACCTGCATGGGTCTGATGCGACTGGACGGACGCTATGGGTCCAATTGCTCAGCGACCGTCAATGTGTCGCAGGCTTCATGTCACTTCATGTCTCTTCACTGAATCAGCTGCTGACCAGGCCGGTCGTAGGCGAACTGGCGGAGGCCTCCTCGCGGCGGGGAAGCCGGCCGGCGCAGAAGGCTGTTCGTCCAGCGATCACGGCCTGACCCATGGCCTCAGCCATGGCGGCAGGGTTTCTAGCTAAGGCGATTGCACTGTTCACCAGCACAGCGTCGGCACCCATTTCCAGGGCTTGAGCCGCTTCGCTGGGCACACCGATGCCGGCATCGACGACTACCGGCACCGAGGCGTTTTCGATGATCAGAGCGATGTTGGCGGCATTGTTCAATCCCTGGCCTGATCCGATGGGCGAGCCGAGGGGCATCACCGTGGCGCAACCGGCGTCCTCGAGGTGCTTGGCCAGCAAGGGATCAGCATTGATGTAGGGCAGCACGGTGAAGCCTTCGTTCACCAGTTGTTCAGCTGCCTGGAGGGTGCCGATCGGATCCGGCAGCAGATGACGGCCGTCGGGAATCACCTCCAGCTTCACAAAGGTGTTGTCCTCCTGACCAGCCAGCTTCGCGAGTTCACGGCCAAGCCTGGCCACCCGTACGGCCTCCTCAGCATTGGTGCAGCCCGCGGTGTTGGGCAGCATCCAGATGCGTGTCCAATCGATGGCTTCCATCAATCCGGCGTGGCCGGCTGCCACGGCCTGCACACGGCGCACCGCCACGGTGACCATCTCGCAGGCAGACCGCTTGATGCTCTGTTGCATCACCTCCATGGAGGGGTACTTGCCGGTTCCGGTGAACAGCCGACTGTGGAAGCGGCGGCCGCCAATGATCAGGTCATCGCCCTGGGCCAGGGAGATGGGTGGGTTGGGAACCATGACGCGTCTGAGCAAAAGGGCCTACCGTGGCTCCATCATCCCTCGCGCTTCATGCCTGTCCTGCTCGCCATGGATCTTCCGGTCGGCAGTCAGGTGCCGTTCCAGAGCAACCCACAGCTTCCGCTGGATCCGATTCAGCTGGCGATCCCCCTGGAGATCGACGACGGCAAGGTTGAGAGCTTCGATCCCGTCGCACGGGCCCAAGAACTGGCGACGACGCTTCCACGCACTTGGTGCGGGACATTTGAGCCTTTTGATGGCAATCCCACCGTTGATGTGACGTTGGAGCTCAGTGCCGTCACGGCGATCGGTCAGATGGTTGACCTGCGCGGCAGCATGACCATGGGGTCAGTAACCACACCGGTTCAGGGCAATCTCCATGCCAAATCAGATCAATTGGATCTGATTCCCCTCGGAGATCCGTTGATTGCCGGTGTTGAGCCTGGCGGTCTGTTTCTCGGTCTCCAGGGTTTCAGTCCCACCGGCTGGCAATCACCTCGTTTGATCAATACCGCTGACCCCAGCACAGGTGTTGGTGGCCGCTTGGCCCTCATGAGCAGCTGCCAGGCTGAGACGCCTGTGCCAGTCCAACCACTCTGGTGAAGACTGGGTGATCGTTGAATCGATCAGACCCGTTTTTCAAGCTTTTTGACAGCTCGTTTCGCTGTCTGGTTCTCAGGTTCGATCTCCAGGGTGCGCCGATAAAGCGTCAACGCCTCTTCTGTCTTGAGCAGCTTGTCCTGGGCATAGCCCAGATTGTTTAAAGCCACCGGGTAGTTCGGTTTGGCCTTGAGAGCAAGTTTGTAGTGCTTGCTCGCTTCCTCGTAGTTCTTCTGAGCAGCTAAAGCAAAGCCCAGGGCATTTTCAATCACGGCCCGAGCCTCATCGGGTTCATCACCCAGACGTTTCAACGCCTGTTTGAGCGTTGCTGTGGCCTGGGGATAAAGCCGTTTGCGCAACTGAACGGAGCCGAGTTCGTAGAGATCGGCTGCCTGTCGAGACTTGGCCGTGCCGGATTGTTCCAACTGTTGCAGCCGTGATTCGTCACGACGCACGCGGAGCAATTGCCTGCCGACCACCACCGCGGCGATGGCCAGCAGGCCGACCAGGCCCAGCAGGTAGGTCTGGGGCAGCAGATTCACAGCGCTGAATCAGCCTTTGGCGGTGGCGACCACGTTGCTGAAGCTGCCGGGATCCACGACAGCCAGCTGCGCCAGCATCTTGCGGTTCAGGCGAACGTCGGCCTTTTTCAGGCCACCCATCAAACGGCTGTAGCTCACACCATTGATGCGTGCTGCTGCATTGATGCGAGCAATCCAGAGGCGACGGAAATCGCGCTTGCGGCGACGACGGTCGCGGTAGGCGTTGCACAACGCCTTCATCACCCGCTGATTGGCGGTGCGGAATTGGGTTCCGTTGCCGCCGCGGAAGCCACGGGCAAGCCGCAGGATCTTGTTACGGCGCTTACGGGCGACGTTGCCTCTCTTGACGCGAGCCATGACGTTGGAAGGGTTGAATCAGATCGGGACGGAAAAAGCTTCAGGCGTACGGAAGCATGCGCACCACCCGCAGTTCGTCGGTCTCATGAACCACAGCCTTGGTGGCGAGGTGACGCTTCTGCTTGGGGGTCTTGTGGTCCAGCAGGTGGTTGCGGAACGCACGACGACGCGTGAATTTGCCAGTGCCGGTTGCCTTGAACCGCTTGGCGGCAGCTTTGCGGGTCTTCAGCTTGGGCATTGCTCTGCTCGTCCTGGCACAAACAACAAGAATACGCCTCGATGTGCCCCTCCACCCAATGATCCGGTTGCTGGCCCTGACAATGCTGCTGTGGGTCGCATCGGGTTGCCGCGCCCAGGTGAGCCCGCCTCCCCTCGAATCCCAGCGTTCCGTAGACGTCCAACAGCCGCTCACCCATCGCCCGGTGGCCGTGCCACCGGCGGTGACTGGGCGACAACCGCTGCTGTGGGTGTCGTTGGCGGCCCATCTGGGCGCTCGCGCTGATGCGGCACCACTCACGCTGACGGCTGCATCCGGCAGCCTCAGCCTGGAGGACCGTTCCGGACGGCGATGGTCGGCAGCGTCGGTTCAGATCAGCTGGCGCTCCGTTCCTTTGGAGCAACCGATGGCGTTGGCCCGTCGGGTGGCGGGTCCGTTTGCCAGTTTTGAGTCGGCGGAGCGGGTGGCGCTGCGTTGGCGGGCGCTTGGGGTGGCCGCTGAGGTGGCCCATCCGGCTGACTGGGAGGTCTGGGCGCCGGCGGGGGCTCCGGCTCCAGGGGGTCTGCCGGTGCGGGATTGGTCCAGCCGAATGGAGTCCAACGTGGAGCCGGTGCTGCAGCTGCCGGAAGGGGGGACGACGCCGAAGGGCCCGCTGCAGATCGATGCGCCCGGGGGATTGCGTTGGGGCAAAGGGGTGTTTCAGGGTCCGTTCCGTTTGCAGCGGGATGCCTACGGCAGCTGGACGCTGGTGGAACAGGTGCCCTTGGAGCGTTACCTCGAGGGGGTGGTGCCCCATGAGATCGGCGCGGGTTCACCGCCGGCGGCACTGCAGGCCCAGACCGTGTTGGCTCGAACCTGGGCCCTGGCCAACAGCCATCGTTTTCGAATTGATGGTTATCACCTGTGCAGTGACACCCAGTGCCAGGTGTACAGCGATCCCCGGCAGGCTGGGTCAGCGGTGCGGCAGGCGATCACCGCGACCCAGGGGCGACTGCTCAGTTGGCAGGGCAAACCGATCAGCGCCGTGTATCACGCCACAAACGGTGGTGTGATGGCAGCGGGGCCTGAGGCCTGGGCGATGGACGCTCAGCCTTACCTGAAGGCGGAGGCGGATGGTGATGCCGGCTGGCAGCAGCGCCATGGGTTGCCGTTGCAGCAGCGCTCTGCGGTGGCCAGCCTGCTGGCGCAACGCGAAGGGGCCTATGGCAGTGCCCACCCTCGTTTTCGTTGGACGCGAACCTTGACGGCAAGCGGGATCCGCCAGGCCCTTGGAGCGTCTGCTGCCGGATTGAATGGACCATTGCAACTGGACGTTCTGGAGCGGGGCCGCAGTGGAAGGGTGCTGGCCTTGCAGGTGGCCGGCAACGATGGTGGTGCGCCGGTGGTGCTGAAGCTCGACCGGATTCGCCGCACTATTCGGCGTCTGCCCAGCACTCTGTTCGTGATTGAGCCGCAGGGTGATCAGCGTTGGTTGGTGCGGGGTGGCGGCTTCGGTCATGGGGCCGGACTGTCCCAGTCGGGTGCCATTGATCTGGCCTGGCGCGGCTGGTCCACCGAGCGGATCCTGGCCCACTACTACCCAGGGACTGTCTACGGCCCGCTGCTTCCAGCGCTGGAGTCCCCTTAGAGTCCTGCCCACCTGAGTGGTTGCATGGCGTCCACCCCTGGATCTGGTGATCACCGCAGGGTGAAGTCGGCAGCTTTCCTGTTCGCCTGCGGATGTGCCGGTGCGGCACCCCACTGGCTGGATCCGATGCGATCGCTGTGGCCGGCCATCAGCCTGGCGATGCTTCTGGGCGGATATGGGTTGCGCACCGTGCTGCGCGCTGATCTGAAGCGGGGAGATACGGCTGAGACTGTTGAGTTCGACCGGGGATCGTTGCCCAGCCTGGATGTGGTGGTGGCGGCCCGCGATGAAGAGGGCGTGGTCACGCGCCTGGTGGAGCGGTTGACGGCGCTGCGTTACCCCGCTGATCGCCTCACTACCTGGGTGATTGACGATGGCAGCTTGGATCGCACTCCCCAGTTGCTGGATCAACTGGCGGAACGTCATCCTGGGTTGAACGTGATCCACCGGCCGCGCAATGCCGGCGGTGGCAAGTCCGGTGCATTGAATACAGCACTGGCTCAGCTGAGCGGCGACTGGTTGCTGGTGTTGGATGCCGATGCCCAGTTGCAGGAGGATCTGCTGGAGCGGCTGGTGCCCTATGCCCTCGATGGCGGCTGGTCAGCGGTGCAATTGCGCAAGGCGGTGATTGATGCCGATTGCAATTGGCTGACGCGGTCGCAGGCGATGGAAATGGCCTTGGATGCGGTGATTCAGACCGGACGTCTGGCTTCCGGAGGCATCGCAGAACTGCGGGGCAACGGTCAGTTGATTCGTCGTTCGGTGCTGGAGGAGAGCGGCGGTTTCAATGAAGACACGGTTACCGACGACCTGGATCTGAGCTTCCGCCTGCTCACCCACGGCGCGCTGGTGGGCATGCTCTGGGATCCGCCGGTGCAGGAGGAGGCGGTGCCGGGCTTGAAGGCCCTGTGGAAGCAGCGGCAGCGTTGGGCGGAAGGCGGTTTGCAGCGCTTCTTTGATTACTGGCCCACGCTCACATCAGCGCAGCTGACGTTGCGACAGCGATGGGATCTGGCCTGCTTCTTCCTGCTCCAGTACTGCCTGCCGGTGCTGTCGTTTGCCGACCTGAGTACGAGTGTGATCAGCCGTACTGTGCCCACGTACTGGCCGTTGTCGTTTGTGGCGTTCGGGGTGTCGGGCCTGGCGTACTGGCGCGGTTGTCGTGGACGCAATGAGGGGCCGTTGATTCCAAGGCCTGGTGTGTGGCACCTGCTGGTGGCGATGGTGTATCTGAGCCACTGGTTTGTGGTGATTCCGTGGGTGACGTTGCGGATGGCATTGCTGCCCAAGCGTTTGGTCTGGGCCAAAACCAGCCACGGGGGCGAGCAGGTCACGGCTGGCGCCTGATTGGCACGATATTTCATCGATCTCTTAACCAAATAATAGAGATATCGTGCCAAGAGAGGTCTTCAGACTTCTGGGTTGTCCATATCCAGCACCTGACCGTTGAAGAAATCGGCCAGATTTTTCGCTTGGCGGTCCAGACCTGAAGGTTCGCTCGTGTTGGCAGGCGGCCTCTTGGGTTCTGGAGGCTTGGGGGCTTGTGAAACAGGTTCGGGCAATTGCGGAGTCGCAGCTGGAGCTGCTCTGGTCTGGGCTGGTGGCGTTGGCTCAGGAGTTGGACTTGGCGTGTTGATCACCGGTGGGGTGACCACCGCCGCTGGTGGTGGCTGAACCTTCGGCGCTGCTCCGCCACTGCTGGCTTCCAGCACCAACTGGCGTGATCCCCCCAGGGCTTTGGCCATGGCCTGTTCCAGCAAGGCAGCCCGGCTTTGCACCATGCCCATCCAGTTGCTGGCCACCTGCACCACTGCTCTGTTGGCATCGAGCCGTACCAACTGCCCCTGCTGCGACAGCAGCATCCGGGTGGAGGGCAACTCCAGGCTGCCGAGGATCTGTTGCCATAGCTCCGCCAGGTTGGGCGCTGCACCCTCTGCAGCAGCTGGCGCCACCTTGGGCAGCTCCGGAGCCGTTGCAGGAGCTGCAGACGGTGTTGGCGATGGGGCAGGAACCGCTGGCGTGGGTGTGATCGCTGGAGCCGTTTGTGACGGCACGGCTGCGGTAACGGGTGCAGATGTTGCTGGTGCTGCAGCTGGCGCCTCCGCCAGCAAGCCCAGCAGCAGCACCTCCAGCCACAGCCGCGGTTGCACGCTCTGGCGCAGTTGCTGTTCGCTGCCCCGCAGCTGCGCCTGCCACTGCAACAAGCGGGCGCGGCCCAGGGCTTTGGCGAGGGGCGGCAGCTGGTCGCGGAATTGGGGTGACACACCGGTCAGTTCCGGCCGGTCCGGTGCCGCAGCCATCAGCACCAGATCGCGCAGGATCCCGGCCAGGCCCTGCAGCACGGCGCCCGGGTCGCGGCCCCGATCCAGCAGATTGCGGGTAGCTTCCAGCAGGGCCACCGGTTCAGCGCTGCTCATCGCTTGCACCAGTTGCAGCAGTTCCTGTTCGGGCACGGCCCCCAGCAGATCCCATACCGCGGTGGCTTCGATCGGAGGCGGCAGCAGGCTCAGTTGATCCAGCAGGCTCTCGGCATCGCGCAGTCCACCCTGGGAGCGCAGGGCCACCACATGAATCGCCTCCGGTTGGATCTCGATGGCCTCCTGCTCAGCAATCCAGCTGAGGTGCGCCTCGAGTGCATCGAGGGGAATGCGGCGAAAATCAAAGCGCTGACAACGGCTGAGGATCGTGGGCAGCACCCGTTGCGGGTCCGTGGTGGCCAGCACGAACACCACCTGCGGCGGCGGTTCCTCCAGGGTTTTCAACAGCGCATTGAACGCTGCGGTGGACAACATGTGGCATTCATCCACCACATACACCTTCCAGCGCGCCTGCACCGGTGCGAAGCGCGAGCGTTCGATCAGCTCACGGATGTTGTCGACGCCGGTGTTGGAGGCGGCATCGATCTCGATCACGTCCAGGGCTGTGCCCGCCGCAATCGTGGTGCACAGCTCACAGGTGCCGCAGGGTTCTGGTGTGGGACCGTCGCTGTTGAGGCAGTTGAGCGATCGCGCCAGGATCCTGGCGCTAGAGGTTTTACCGGTGCCGCGGGGCCCGCTGAACAGGTAAGCCGGCGCGATGCGGTTGCTTGTGAGGGCATGGCCGAGGGTGGCGGCAATGGCCTCCTGGCCCACCAGCTGATCGAAGCGCTGGGGCCGGTATTTGTGATGCAGCGGCTGGTAGGCCGTACTCATGCGCTGCAGTCGTTACGGGGAGATTACTCAGATTTGTCGGCTGGGGGCAGGGCGGCTGGCCGCTCCAGAAGTGAATCAATCCGCTGCTTCAACTCCTCCACCGCTGTCAGTTCATCCGCCAGGCTCTGTCCGCTCAGTAGCAGCGTCTGATTGCCACCTTCTCTTGCTTGTTGCAGCAGGATTTCGAGTTTGCCCAGCAGCTTCTGACGCAGCCGTTCCAGCTTGGCCACTCCCTGGCTTGCCAACTGGCGCGCGTTGTCGTCCAACAGTCCCTGTTGCACCAATAGCTCCAGGCCGCGCATCAGAGCCGCCGGCATCAGGCCGCTCCAGTGCCGGGCCCGTTCCAAAGCGGAGTCGATCTGGCCGCTGCGGTGGCGGCCGGTCTTGCACCAGGTGGCGAAGTGCTCGCAGTTGTTGAACAGCAGGTTGTAGTTCTGCTCGCCGATACGGCTCATGGCCCGTTGCAGGGTCACCCGTGTCGGTGAGGCATCGGCATGGGCGATCACGGTCAGGGCTTGTCTCTGGCTGAAGTCGTCCGTGGAACTGCGCAGGATTTCGCGGCCCTCTAGGTAGTGCGCCACGGTGCCATCGCCCAGATCGATGCCGTGGTGGTGGAACAGGCCGTGCTGACGCGGCACCTGCAGGTGGTCAGCGGCAGACATTTCGATCAGTGATGGACGTCAGGCGGTTTTCTGCTGTTCGGTGCCCGGCAGGGGGAGTACTTTGCCGCCGGTGTGCTGCTCCACCATCGCCTGGGTGATCGTGAATTCCTTCACTGTGCTTTGGGAGGGGAGGTCGTACATCAGATCCAGCATCAACTCCTCAACGATGCCCCGAAGTGCACGGGCGCCGGTTTTACGGCGATGGGCCTCCTGGGCGATGGCGTGGATGGCGGCCGGTTCGAACTGCAGCTGCACGTTGTCCATGCTCAGCAGGGTGCGGAACTGCTTCACCAGGGCGTCGCGGGGCTCGGTGAGGATCGATTCCAGGGCGCTTTCATCCAGCGGTTCCAGCACGGCACTCACCGGCATCCGGCCGATGAATTCAGGAATCAGGCCGTACTTCACCAGATCATCCGGTTCCAGGTGGCGCAGCACCTGGGTGGTCTGCAGCTCACGGTTGGCACGGCTGCGGCCGCGGCCGTCCGTGGGCATGAAGCCGATGGCATTGCGGCCCATCCGCTTCTGCACCACCTCATCGAGGCCAACAAAGGCACCGCCGCAGATGAACAGGATCTGGCTGGTATCGATCTGGATGCAGTCCTGATACGGGTGCTTGCGGCCCCCCTGCGGAGGCACATTCGCGACCGTTCCTTCGAGCATCTTCAGCAGGGCCTGCTGCACCCCCTCACCGGACACATCCCTTGTAATAGAGGGGTTTTCGCTCTTGCGGGCGATCTTGTCGATCTCGTCGATGTAGATGATGCCGCGCTGGGCCTGATCCACATCCATATCGGCCTTCTGCAGCAGCCTGAGCAGGATGTTTTCCACGTCCTCACCCACGTAACCGGCTTCGGTGAGGGTGGTGGCATCGGCCACGGCAAAGGGCACATCGAGCATCTCGGCCAGGGTCTGGGCCAGCAGGGTTTTGCCGCAGCCGGTGGGACCGATCAGCAGGATGTTGCTCTTGTGCAGCCGGGTGGCGGTCTGCTCCGTTTCACCCTGGCCATCTCCCTGCCAGGCCAGGCGTTTGTAGTGGTTGTACACAGCCACCGACATCACCTTCTTGGCGGCCTCCTGGCCCACCACCTGCTCATCTAGGAAGCTCTTGATCTGCTGAGGTTTGGGGATCGAGGCCAGGGTCGGCGCGGGCTTGCCGCTCTTCTTGGCAGCAGGCGCTGCCTTGCGGCTGCTGTCAGCTGCCTGGCCCCGATTGCCCTGGCTGTCCACCAGCTCTTCATCCAGGATCTCGTTGCAGAGATCGATGCACTCATCGCAGATGTACACGCCCGGTCCGGCGATCAACTTGCGCACTTGGTCCTGGGACTTCCCGCAGAAGGAGCACTTCAGATGGGCATCAAACTTGGCCATCGAACGCCGGGGACATCAAGAGAACAGGAAGCGACCGGGCGGTCTCCCTGGAACTCAGGATCGGGACAGGAGAGCGGCTTGTCAGCCCTCCGTAACGATTCCTTCGCCCCCGGAGCTGTCCACCACCCGATCGATCAGGCCGTATTGAACCGCTTCTGCCGGGGAAAGGAAGTAGTCGCGATCGGTGTCTTCAGCGATCTTGTCCAGGGGCTGACCGGTGTGGTCGGCCATCAGACCATTGAGCGTTTCCTTGAGGAAGAGGATCTCCTTGGCCTGGATCTCGATATCAACGGCCTGGCCCTGGGCGCCGCCAAGGGGTTGGTGGATCATGATCCGGGCGTTGGGCAGAGCCAGGCGCTTGCCTTTGCAGCCTCCAGACAGCAGGAAGGCACCCATGCTCGCTGCCAGGCCGTAGCAGATGGTCACCACATCAGGGGCCACCTGCTGCATCGTGTCGTAGATGGCCAGGCCCGCCGTCACCGAACCCCCCGGGGAGTTGATGTAGATCTGAATGTCCTTCTCGGGGTCCTCGG
Coding sequences within it:
- the clpP gene encoding ATP-dependent Clp endopeptidase proteolytic subunit ClpP, which gives rise to MIDARSHHPIQNRWRAEMPISAPGPLPTVVEQSGRGDRAFDIYSRLLRERIIFLGTGVDDAVADALVAQMLFLEAEDPEKDIQIYINSPGGSVTAGLAIYDTMQQVAPDVVTICYGLAASMGAFLLSGGCKGKRLALPNARIMIHQPLGGAQGQAVDIEIQAKEILFLKETLNGLMADHTGQPLDKIAEDTDRDYFLSPAEAVQYGLIDRVVDSSGGEGIVTEG